The following proteins are encoded in a genomic region of Zea mays cultivar B73 chromosome 9, Zm-B73-REFERENCE-NAM-5.0, whole genome shotgun sequence:
- the LOC103638222 gene encoding 3-ketoacyl-CoA synthase 5, with translation MNSPPPLARGLMAVYRRVVDNILAVVAVPVAAAALVAAARFGPPEELAGRLGEVRPAHLFLAAFVPAAAATVYLMLRPRAVYLVDYACFRTASNCRVPFSTFLEHAKQVPVVLNERSIRFMTKLLERSGLGEETCLPPAHHYIPPYKYCTIDAARGEVDLVVFSTLDDLFAKTGVSPGAIDIVVANCSLFCPTPSLVDMIINRYGLRSDVRSVHLSGMGCSAGLISVGLARNLLQVAPEGTHALVVSTETITPNYYVGSERAMLLPNCLFRIGGAAALLSNSPAKARFRLKHVVRTLTGAQDNAYTCVFQQEDDSGNVGINLNKDLMTIAGNALKANITAMGPLVLPASEQLLFALSFIARKVLSGKFKPYIPDFRTAFDHFCIHAGGRAVIDELQRSLKLSDEQVEASRMALHRFGNTSSSSLWYELAYIEAKGRMRRGDRVWMIGFGSGFKCNSAAWECIAPAADAQGPWATSIHRYPVDIPDVLKH, from the exons ATGAACTCGCCACCTCCGCTGGCCAGGGGCCTCATGGCCGTGTACCGCCGGGTCGTGGACAACATCCTCGCCGTCGTGGCGGTGCCGGTCGCCGCGGCCGCGCTGGTCGCCGCGGcgcggttcgggccgccggaggaaCTGGCCGGCCGGCTCGGTGAGGTGCGACCCGCGCACCTCTTCCTCGCCGCGTTCGTCCCGGCCGCGGCTGCCACGGTGTACCTCATGCTGCGGCCGCGGGCGGTGTACCTGGTGGACTACGCCTGCTTCCGCACGGCGTCCAACTGCCGCGTCCCCTTCTCCACCTTCCTGGAGCACGCGAAGCAGGTGCctgt GGTGCTCAACGAGCGCAGCATCCGGTTCATGACCAAGCTGCTGGAGCGCTCGGGGCTCGGGGAGGAGACGTGCCTGCCCCCCGCGCACCACTACATCCCGCCCTACAAGTACTGCACCATCGACGCGGCGCGCGGCGAGGTGGACCTCGTCGTCTTCTCGACGCTCGACGACCTGTTCGCCAAGACGGGCGTCAGCCCCGGCGCcatcgacatcgtcgtcgccaactGCAGCCTCTTCTGCCCCACGCCGTCCTTGGTCGACATGATCATAAACAGGTACGGGCTGCGCAGCGACGTCCGCAGCGTGCACCTCTCCGGCATGGGGTGCAGCGCCGGGCTCATCTCCGTGGGGCTCGCCAGGAACCTCCTCCAGGTCGCTCCGGAAGGCACGCACGCGCTGGTCGTCTCCACGGAGACCATCACGCCCAACTACTACGTCGGCAGCGAGCGTGCCATGCTCCTTCCCAACTGCCTCTTCCGCATAGGCGGCGCCGCGGCGTTGCTGTCCAACTCCCCGGCCAAGGCCAGGTTCCGCCTCAAGCACGTCGTGCGCACGCTCACCGGCGCGCAGGACAACGCGTACACGTGCGTGTTCCAGCAGGAGGACGACAGCGGCAACGTCGGGATCAACCTGAACAAGGACCTGATGACCATCGCCGGGAACGCGCTCAAGGCCAACATCACCGCCATGGGACCCCTCGTCCTCCCGGCCTCGGAGCAGCTCCTGTTCGCCCTCTCCTTCATCGCGCGGAAGGTGCTCAGCGGCAAGTTCAAGCCGTACATCCCCGACTTCCGCACCGCCTTCGACCACTTCTGCATCCACGCGGGCGGCCGCGCCGTCATCGACGAGCTGCAGCGCAGCCTCAAACTGTCGGACGAGCAGGTAGAGGCGTCCAGGATGGCGTTGCACCGGTTCGGGAACACGTCCAGCAGCTCGCTGTGGTACGAGCTAGCGTACATCGAGGCCAAGGGGCGGATGCGGAGGGGTGACCGAGTCTGGATGATTGGTTTTGGGTCCGGTTTCAAGTGCAACAGCGCGGCGTGGGAGTGCATCGCGCCCGCGGCGGACGCGCAGGGACCCTGGGCAACGTCCATCCACAGGTACCCGGTGGACATTCCAGACGTGCTCAAGCACTAA